One Nostoc sp. UHCC 0302 DNA window includes the following coding sequences:
- a CDS encoding four helix bundle protein has protein sequence MREQSIQSYRDLKVWQEAMSLAESCYKVTKLFPREEIYGMTSQIRRAAVSIPANIAEGYGRRTRGEYIQFLYIAQGSLKELETHLLLAIRVGLESSQILNPVLNQCDSVGKLLLLLIRALENKSK, from the coding sequence ATGAGAGAACAATCTATACAATCGTACCGGGATTTAAAAGTTTGGCAAGAAGCAATGAGCCTTGCTGAAAGCTGTTACAAAGTTACTAAATTATTTCCTAGAGAAGAAATCTATGGCATGACTTCGCAAATTCGTCGTGCTGCTGTATCTATTCCAGCTAATATCGCAGAGGGCTATGGTAGAAGAACTCGTGGAGAATATATTCAATTTCTATACATAGCCCAAGGGTCATTAAAAGAATTAGAAACACATTTGTTACTAGCAATTCGAGTAGGATTAGAGTCATCACAAATACTCAATCCTGTTCTTAATCAGTGTGATTCCGTTGGGAAATTATTACTACTTCTAATTCGTGCATTAGAAAATAAAAGTAAGTAA
- a CDS encoding RepB family protein: protein MSKKNTEKKINVDLASDEAKTLEKYCKETGKEEKEVIKELVRKLPD, encoded by the coding sequence ATGAGTAAAAAGAACACCGAAAAAAAAATTAATGTTGACTTAGCATCCGATGAAGCTAAGACACTGGAAAAGTATTGTAAAGAGACAGGGAAAGAAGAAAAGGAAGTCATTAAAGAGCTTGTTCGTAAACTCCCGGATTAA
- a CDS encoding ribbon-helix-helix protein, CopG family translates to MTNKKWAVKRLTINLAVSEAEKLEQYCAMTGRPATDVIRELLRSLEVEEKK, encoded by the coding sequence ATGACTAATAAAAAATGGGCTGTGAAACGACTGACAATCAATCTAGCTGTCAGCGAGGCTGAAAAATTAGAACAATACTGTGCAATGACAGGAAGACCAGCAACGGATGTGATTCGGGAATTGCTCCGTTCTCTTGAGGTAGAGGAGAAAAAGTAG